The DNA segment ACCAAATGAGATATCTAATGAAAAGATTCAGGTTCTCTGTAACCGAAATGAGGAATTAGAAATTCCTAAAAACGAAACAGTTACAGAAATTAGATCAAAAAATACATTATCATCCTATGATCAGCTTTTAAACCCTAATGGAAACGAGTTCGAGAAAGGGGCTAAAATACTATGACAACAAGTGAAGAGCTAATAGAACAAATAGAGGACTACTGCAAAGAACTAAAACTTCCAGCTACCAGACAAAACTTCAAAGAAGAGATCATGGAAGCAAATGAAAAAAACTATTCACACGAAAGATTTTTAAATGGGTTACTTGAAAAAGAGGCAGATTTGAGGCTTTAATACCAAGTCCAGTAGCTATGTGAGTTTTACCAGTACCAGCATTCCCTGCTAAAATCACATTCTTACCTGACTTAATGAATTCTAAAGAACTC comes from the Natranaerobius trueperi genome and includes:
- a CDS encoding ATP-binding protein, which produces MYPSKYLEDLLVEELPEDAQKKLKNLSSLEFIKSGKNVILAGNAGTGKTHIATGLGIKASNLPLFQVTHLKIFRVNSFFHLLP